The nucleotide sequence TACGGCTATCTGCATGACAAGGGCCAAGTGCCAAACGACTATATGGCCCGCCAAATGGCCCGGATTGACCGCAGTGACGGCGACATTGACACATTGTCGAAACGATTGGCCTATATCCGCACATGGACCTATGTGGCGCAGCGCAAAGGCTGGGTTGTTGACGAAAGCCATTGGCGCGGGGAAACCCGTGCGGTAGAAGACCGCCTGTCGGATGCGCTGCATGGCGCGCTGACCCAAAGATTTGTCGACCGGCGCACATCCGTGTTGTTGCGGCGGTTGAAGCAGAAGGAGAGCCTTGTGGCTGACGTGAATGAGACCGGTGAAGTCACCGTTGAGGGCGAGCTGATCGGCAAGCTGGACGGGTTCCGCTTCAAGCAGGCGGATACCAGTTCCTCGGACGAGGCGAAGACGTTGAAACAGGCGGCGGTCGCAGCCCTTGCCCCGCATTTCAACCTGCGGGCCGACAAGTTCTACAACGCGCCGGACACCGAAATGGATTTCACCGAACAAGGCGGCCTGATGTGGGGCGACATGGCGGTGGGCAAGCTCGCCAAGGGCGACGACCCGCTCAAGCCAACGGTCGAGCCTTTTGTCGATGACGAGGCCGGTGCCGATGTGGCCGAAAAGGTCAAACGCCGTCTACAGCATTTCATCGACCGCAAGATCGCGGCGGCCTTTGAACCGATGATCGCCATGTCCGGCGACGAGACGCTGACCGGGCTGGCCAAGGGCTTTGCCTTCCAGATGTCGGAGGCGTTGGGCGTGATCCCGCGTGACGTGGTTGCGAATGACGTGAAGGCCTTGGACCAAGACGCGCGCGGCGCGTTGCGCAAGCACGGCATCCGGTTCGGCCAATTCACCATCTTCATGCCTTTGCTGTTGAAGCCCGCGCCGACGCGCCTGCGTCTGGTGCTGTGGTCGCTGCAGCAGGGCTTGTCGGAATTCCCCGAAGCCCCGCCCCCCGGTCTGGTCACCGTGCCAGCGGTCAAGGACGCGCCTGACGGGTATTACACCAACGCAGGCTACCGCCTGGCTGGCGAGCGGGCCATCCGGATCGACATGCTGGAACGCCTGGCGGACCAGTTGCGCACCGAGGATTCGCGCGGCGGGTTTGAGGCCAAACCCGACATGCTGTCGATCACCGGTATGACGCTGGAGCAGTTTGCCGACCTGATGGGTGGTCTGGGCTACAAGGCCGAGAAGGGCGAACGGGTGAAGGTCAAGGTGGTCGCCGAGAAGCCCGTCGAGGAGGCCAAGCCGGAAGGCGAAGCAGCCCCGGAAGCGGAAGCACCTGCCGAGGACGCAGCACCGGAGATGGAGGTGTTCTACACCTTCAAATGGGGCGGCAATCGCGGGGCGAAGCCCCAGCGCCCGCCGCGCAAAGACGGCGGTAAGCCTCGCGGAAAGCCGAAAAGCAAAGGGGCTCCGCGCGACACCAAGGCGCAAAGCTTTAAGGCCCGCCCTCCGAAGAAAGAAAAAGCCATCGATCCCGACAACCCGTTTGCGGCAGCCCTGATGGGGCTGAAGAAAGACTGATCCGGCGGGATCCAAATGGGCGCTGCGCGCAAGTGATGTTTTTGCGTTCTTGGAGGGCTTTGCCCTCCGCCACGCGGGCATCCTCCCAGCATATTTCCGGCAGAAAGAAGCATGTCTGACGCGCGCGAGACCATAAGGTTGGACAAATGGCTGTGGCAGGCGCGGTTTTTCAAGACGCGCACGCTGGCGGCCTCCGTCGTGAAGGCGGGCAATGTGCGGGTGAATGCGACCAAGATTGCCAAACCGGCCTTTCAGGTGGGCGAAGGGGATGGGATTACCTTCCCGCAAGGAACACAAACGCGTGTTGTGGTCGTAGTTGAATGCGGCTCAAGACGCGGACCGGCATCTGAGGCGCAAGGTTTGTACCATGACAAGACCGTGTTTGAGGAGAAAGTTCCGCGCACCGTCACCCCTTGGGGAAAAGGTCGCCCCACCAAGAAAGATCGCCGCACCCTGGACCTTTCGCACAAGCCCCCGCTTGAATGATGCCTGATTGCGGATTACGACACTGCCAACAGATTTACTCGGACAAACCCCATGACCTATATCGTCAATGACGCCTGCATCGCCTGCAAATACACCGACTGCGTCGAAGTATGCCCCGTGGACTGCTTCTACGAGGGGGAGAACATGCTGGTGATCCACCCCGATGAATGCATCGATTGCGGCGTCTGCGAACCGGAATGCCCCGCTGATGCCATCCGCCCGGATACTGAGCCGGACATGGACAAATGGGTGGAGTTCAACCGCAAATATTCCGAGAAATGGCCGGTCATCATCACCAAAAAGGACCCGCTGCCCACCGCCGACGAAATGGACGGCAAAGTGGGCAAGATGGAGCTGTTCTCCGAAAATGCGGGCGAGGGCGGCTGATTCGGGCGTTTGGCCCCCCATTTAGAGATACTCAACGTGGTATGAGCCGCGCCGCCCTTTAAGGGGGGGCGTTTTTGTGCTATGTATACGTCAAGGATGACAGCGCCAGGCCGCCTTTCGGAGCGGGGAGAAACCAGCGCTTAACCATATGAAAATGAATTCGGATGTGACCGGGGGGCTTTCCACCGGCCCTGTCCGATTTGCTGTGAAAGTGAGTATTTATGAGCAAGAAGAAGCAAGACTTCAGCCCGAACGAATTCGTGGTGTATCCAGCCCATGGCGTCGGCAAGGTTGTCAGCATTGAGACGCAGGAAGTCGCAGGCATCGAGTTGGAGCTGTTTGTTGTGGCCTTTGAAAAGGACAAGATGACCCTGCGCGTTCCAACGCACAAAGCGCTGGAAGTGGGCATGCGCCCGCTGTCTTCGCCAGACCTGGTTGGCCAGGCCTTCAAGACGCTGAAAGGCAAAGCCCGCGTGAAGCGCGCCATGTGGTCGCGTCGGGCGCAGGAATATGAGCAGAAGATCAACTCGGGCGACCTAATTGCCATTGCCGAAGTGGTGCGTGATCTGCATCGCCACGGCGACCAGCGTGAGCAGAGCTATTCCGAGCGTCAGCTTTATGAAGCCGCTTTGGAGCGTCTGACCCGTGAAATCGCGGTCGTGCAGGGCAATGACGAGCCGTCGGCGATGAAGGAAATCGACGACGTGTTGATCAGCCGTTCCGCGGCTTAAGCCTTTCGAAACATCTGCAAGCGCCGCTCCTTCAAGGGGCGGCGTTTTGCGTTTCTACAGCGTTGCGACGAGGGCGATCAGTACTGCGGCTTCGGTCACTTGCTGGGTCGCGCCTAGGACGTCGCCGGTTTGGCCGTCGATTTTTGATTTCGCCAGTTGGCGCAAGGCAAAAACTGCCAAGGCGGCGGTGGCCAATACCCAAATTGCACTTAGCCCTGTGACCAGCAAAGCCGCGATTGCTGCGATGCTAAGCGCGGCAAACATCACCTCCTGCTCCGGCCTTCCTGTGTCTGCGGAGAGCCCTCCATCGCGCGCATTTGGCAAGGTCGCCATCACCTGCACCATGGCTGCGCGCGAGACTACGGGTGCCAGAAGCATCGCCCAGACTGCGCCGCCAGCCAGCAGTTGTGTGCAAAGCGTCCACCGCGCAGCCGAGACAAGTATCAACGCCAGTACGCCGTAGGTGCCGATGGCGCTGTCTTTCATGATCTCCAAGCGGCGCGCCTTCTCCCAGCCGCCCCAGAAACCGTCGGCGCAATCCGCCAGCCCGTCTTCATGCATGGCACCTGTGCTCATCACGAGGCTGGCCATGAAGATCAGCGCAGCAACTGGCGCGGGGACGCCCAACCATAGGGCAACCATGGCCAAAACTGTGGCCAAAGCAGCGACCACCAGCCCCACGATGGGGTAGGCCCATGCAGCTTGGGCGGAGGGGCGGTCTTTGTCGGACCAATCGGCCGCAGGCACCGGCAGTCGGGTCAGAAGGTTCAGCGCGATTTTGAGATCGTTCACCAGAATCTTGGGCGAGGGCAAGGGCATGTCGGTTTTGGGCCACTCCGGGGCGTGCAGGGTCTTTAGGTCGGGACACGCTACGGCTAGAAGGGCTGGGAACACAATCTCAAACAGATGGCCCGCCGATGACCGCTCCGTTTTCCACCCTTGCAGACTTTCAAACGGTGCTCGCCGCCCAAAGCGGGCCGGATGCCGCCGCATTGGCTGGCGCCCAAGACCGCAACGGGCAGCTGACCAAGCCGCCGGGCGCGTTGGGCCGCTTGGAGGAACTGGCGATCTGGTACGCGTCGTGGCGCGGCAACCCGAAGCCCAGCATCGACGCCCCGCAGGTGATCATCTTTGCGGGCAACCACGGCGTCACCGCGCAGGGCGTGTCCGCCTTCCCGTCAGAAGTCACGGCGCAGATGGTGATCAACTTTGAACATGGCGGGGCGGCGATCAACCAGCTGTCCAAGGCGTTCGGGGCCAAGATGGATGTGCATGCGTTGGAGCTGGACCGCCCCACGCAGGACTTCACAGTTGAGCCCGCGATGTCCGAAACGGATTGTGTCATCGCGCTGCGCACCGGCTGGGACGCGGTGAACCCGAAGGCGGATTTGCTTGTCACCGGCGAGATGGGGATCGGCAACACAACATCGGCGGCGGCCATTGGCTGCGCGCTGTTTGGCGGTGAGGCGGGCGACTGGACCGGGCGTGGCACGGGCGTGGACGACGCGGGGCTTGCGATCAAAACCCGCGTGGTGGCCGAAGGCTTGGCGCTGCATGACACGACTGACCCGTTGCAGGCGTTACGCTGCCTTGGTGGCCGCGAATTGGCGGCCATGGCGGGCGCAATTGCGGCGGCGCGGCAGCATGGCATTCCGGTGATCCTCGACGGGTTCATCTGCACGGCGGCGGCTGCGGTGTTGGAGAAGGCGCAAAAAGGCGCGTTGGATCATGCGGTTGCGGGGCATCTGTCCGCCGAAGGCGCGCATCAGAAGATGCTTGATGGGTTGGGCAAAGAGCCGCTCCTCTCCCTCGGGCTGCGTTTGGGCGAGGGGTCGGGCGGCGCATTGGCCATTGGTGTGCTGAAAGGGGCCGTGGCCTGCCATTCCGGCATGGCGACCTTCGCCGAAGCTGGCGTGAGCGACGGCTAACTTGAGCAAGATTTGTGAAAAGCACCTGCGCTAGGCTTGGCATATCCCAGCTTAGGAGCGCATGATGCTTGATATGACCCTGACCACTTTGCCCGCAGTTTTCGACGACATGCCGGAGGCCGAAGCCGCGACGCTACTGGAGGCCCGCGACCTGATCTACGCAGAGGCTGCGCGGCTCGGCGTAGGCCCGTTGGAAGAAACCCTGAAATGGGGCCAACCGTCTGTTGTGCCGCCGAAGAAATCCGGCACCACGATCCGGCTGGGCTTGCTGGGCGGCAAGGCCGCGCTCTTCGTGCATTGCCAGACCACGATTATTGATCAAGCCCGCGAGCTGTTCGGCGGCGTCGCCGAATTTTCCGGCAATCGTGCGTTGGTGCTGGGTGGCGACCCGAGGGCCACCACCCATGTTATTTGCGCGGCGCTAACTTACTACCAGAAGCGCTAGCCCCTGATCTAAACCATCGCGAAGATGCGCGCAGGGCCGCCGGTCCCGCCGCGATGCTTGGGCGCGCCGATGATCAACGTGGCTCCGGCTGCGGGGACCCGGTCCAGATTGGCAAGGTTCTCGATCCCGAAACGACCGGTGGGCAACCACGCGTAATGGGTCGCGAAGTCGGCCGATATGCCATGATCAAGCGACAGCGTGTCTGACGCGATGGACCCGGCACCGGTTTCCAGCAGCATCTGCGCGGCCTCCACATGGAAGCCGGGGTAATGCTGCGCGGTGCCGTCAAAGCCGCGATACTCGTCGCCACCGGTTTTCGCCCCCCATCCCGAATGCATCGCAACGCAGGCATGGGCGGGGATGTCGCCATTGGCGTCAATCCAGGCCTGAATGTCGTCCGGCGTCACCTGGGCGTCCACGTCTTCCGCCGCCTTCGCCGCGATGTCGATCACGCAGAGCGGGGCCACCAGATTGGACACCTCGATCTCATCCACCGACAACCCGTCCGCCGAAAAATGCAGCGGCGCGTCGATATGGGTGCCGGTATGTTCGTTGATGGCGAGGTTGAGCAGGTTGAAGCCGTTATCGGCGAATTTGAACGTCTGCTCGGCGCTGTAGCCGGGCGCGCCGAAATATGTCGGGAAGTCTTCGCTCAGCGTGTGCGTCAGGTCCTCCACGGTTCCGTGCCCGGCGGCCAGCGCGGGCGGGGCGGAAATGGTCGAGGCCATTGCTGCCGCCCCGGTCAGTGCTGCGCCTTTGAAAAAGGACCGACGGGACAGCATCTTTTCTTTGACGGAATTCATCACACAGATATCACACATATCGAAAACTCCTTTTTGTTTGAGGATCGCACCCTGCGGCGCGCTCACGGGGAGTTCAACTCACGGTTTCGTGGGAAGCGGGCTGTCCGCCTTGATCTGGTCCATCACGATCTGGCTCTGCACCCGGCCCACCGCCGGATGGGGCAGCAAAATGTCCTGCACAAGCCGGTTCAGCGCCGCCAGATCCTCGCAAATCACGCGCAGCAGGTAGTCGGCGTCGCCGGTCAGGGTCCAGGCCGCAATAATTTCGGGCTGGCGGCGGGTGAGGCTCAGAAACGCCTGATGCGTCTCAGGCGTGTGGGTCGCGGTCTGCACCTGCACAAAGGCCTGCACGGTCAGCCCCAGTTTGGCGGGGTCGGGGCGCGCCACGTAGCCGGTGATGTAGCCGTCCTGCTCCAGCCGCTGTTTGCGTCGCCCCGCCTGGCTGGGCGAGAGGTTCAGCACCTCGGCTAATTGTTGGGACGTCATATGAGCGTCGGTCTGCAGCGCATCCACGATGCGCAAGTCGGTCTTGTCTAAGGTGTCCATGCGGAAATCTCGCGTGAATGTCGTAAATGATGACTGAAGAATAGCATATTTTTCGCTAACGGCCATGAGAATGCGCACAATGTGCGCCCCTCAAGCGGTATGATGCACCCAACATGCAGTCACAGGAGTATTCCCCATGGGCCCTTTCCCGCACGACGCCCCGAAATCCACCATTTCTGAGGCCAACCCGGCCGGCACTGACGGGTTCGAATTCGTAGAATTTGCCCATCCCGACCCGGACATGCTGCGCGAGACCTTCGCGCGCATGGGCTACATCCACACTGCGACACATAAGACCAAGGCGATCGCGCTCTGGCAGCAGGGCGACATCACCTATGTGCTCAACAACGAGCCCGGCAGCCACGCGCTGAATTTCGTTGAGGAACACGGGCCCTGCGCCCCCGCCATGGCGTGGCGCGTTGTCGACGCGGAGCATGCGTTCAAGCACGCGGTCGCCAAAGGCGCGACACCCTACGAGGGCACTGGCAAAACCATGGACGTGCCCGCCATCGTGGGCATCGGTGGCTCGCTGATCTATTTCATCGACCAGTATTACGAGGCGAACCCCTATAACGCCGAATTCAACTGGGTCAGCAAAACCCATCCCGAGGGCGTGGGCTTCCACTATCTCGACCACCTGACGCATAATGTGCACAAGGGCAATATGGACGTCTGGTTCCGTTTCTACGGCGACCTGTTCGGCTTCAAGGAAATCCGGTTCTTCGATATCGAGGGCAAACATTCGGGGCTGCTGTCGCGCGCGCTGACGTCCCCTTGCGGCCGCATCCGTATCCCGATCAACGAGGATCGCGGCGAGACTGGGCAAATCGTTGAATACCTGAAGCGCTACAATGGCGAGGGCATCCAGCATATCGCGGTCGGCGCCAAGGACATCTACGCGGCCACCGACCAGATCGCTGAGAACGGCGTCAAATTCATGCCCGCCCCGCCCGAAACCTACTACCCGCTCTCCAAAACGCGGGTCAAAGGCCATGAAGAACCCATCGAGAAGATGAAAAAACACGGCATCCTGATTGACGGCGAAGGCGTGGTCGGCGGGGGCGAGACGCGTATCCTGCTACAAATCTTTTCCAAAACGGTGATCGGCCCGATCTTCTTTGAATTTATCCAGCGCAAAGGCGATGACGGCTTTGGGGAGGGCAACTTCAAAGCGTTGTTCGAAGCGATCGAGCAGGACCAGATCGACCGAGGCGTGCTGAGCGCCGCCGAATAGGGTTGAAAATTTGACGCGCCCCTTGTTCTCTGAGGAAAATGGGGGCCGCATGCCAAATATCGAAATCGTCAGCTACTCCGGCACCGGCAAGACCACCGAATTGGCGGAAATCATCGCCGAGGCCGCCGATGCGCGTCTGTGGACGCTTCCCCATGACGGCGAAACCAAGAAGAAGATGTGGGACGCGCTGGACGATGCCGACACGATTCTGTTCGGCAGCCCCACTTATATGGGCGGCCCCGCATGGCAGTTCAAACGCTTCGCGGATGCGACGGGCGAGCGGTGGTACAACCGCGACTGGCAGGACAAGCTGGCGGGGGGATTCACCACGTCAGGGTCGACCAATGGCGATAAAGGCGAGTGCCTGTCCTATTTCATCACGCTGGCCAACCAGCATGGGATGATCTGGGTGTCGTTGGGGCAAAACTCGCCGCCAAGCCGGACCAACACCGACACGGCCACCAACTGGACTGGGGCCAATGGTGGGGTCATGGCAATCGCGGGGCCTGGGGGTATGCCGCAAGGGGATTTGCAAAGCGCGCGGGCCTACGGGCAAAGGGTGAAACAGCTGACCGAAAGGTTCGCCGTCTAGGTTTCTTTCTGCCCCAAATATGCCCGCCGGAGGCGGAAGAATTTTCGGCGAAAATTCTTCAAATTTCTTACTTTAAGAAATTTCCACCGCCCCGCATCACAGGTCCTTGAACATCCGAAAATTGGGGATCTCGACACCGTTGCGGGTGACCACCTGTGCCGCCTCCACTTGCCAGCCTTGTTTGGCGAAAAAAGATTTCGCCAGGTGGCTCGCCTCGGTGGTCATCATGGTGAACCCTTGCTTGCGGGCCTCCGCTTCGATCTTGTCATATAGGTCCGAGGCCGTGCCGGTCCCCATCTTGTCCGGGGCCACATAGGCCATGTCGACATGCGACAGTTCCAGCAACTGCATGAAGCCGGTGATGCGGCCGTCTTCCTCAGAGACGAAGGTGGTGTCGCGCGCCAGTTTGTCCGGCCAGCTGTCCGGCATCCGTTCATCCGGCACCCAGGCGGTGCGTTGCTCGGTGGTGTAGCGGGTCTTTGCACCCAGCCGGACGGCGTCAAAGAAGACGCGGTAGGTCGCCTCTGCATCGTCCAAACTGTAGGCGCGGACCGTCATGGCTCAGACCTGTCCGCCCGCAATTTCAATGGTTTGTCCGTTGACGCTTCCAGAGCCTGCGCCGCACAGCCAGGCTGCGGCCTCACCAATCTCGCTGGCCTCTATCAGTCGCTTATGGCGGTTGGACCGCACCATCGTGCCCAGCGCGTCCTCCTTGGACATGCCCGCCCGCGCCGCGATGTCGTCGGTGTTGCGGGTCACAATCGGGGTGTCGACATAGCCCGGGCACAGCGCGTTGAACGTGTAAGGCCCGCCCATGTAATCCTCCGACAAGCCGCGAATGAGCCCGATCAGCCCATGCTTTGAAGCCGAGTATGCCGGCGCACCCCGCAACCCGCGCACCCCAGCAATCGAGGACACGGCAATCACGCGGCCCCAATCGGTCGTCAGCATCGAGGGCAGGCAGGCCTGTATCGTCAACATCGCCCCATCCAGATTCGTGGCCATCGTCCGCCGCCAGAACGCCAAATCCATCTTGGAGATGGATTTGCCCTCGGCAATCCCGGCATTGGGCACGCAAATTTGAACGGGCCCGTTCTGCGCAATCGCGGCCTCAACCACCGACGCAGTGGCATCGGGGTCAGTCACATCCAATGCCAGTGGCAACCCGCCAAAAGACGCCGCAGCGTCTTTGAGCACGTCAATCCGCCGTCCGGTGATGGTGACCGATGCGCCTTGCGCAGCAAGGCTTTGCGCAATGGCCAGCCCGATGCCGGTGCCGCCGCCGGTGATGAACGCATGTTTGCCCGATAAATGCATGCAACCTCCTATTTCCACGTCAGATTACCCCAACAGCCGCGCAAATCCAGAGAGACATAAAATTGCATACAAAGGCACACTTGCGACATTTTGTTACTTTACCTATCGTCGCGCTTTACGTTTCGGGACGCCAAGGATAAGAGCAGAGTTCTGCGAGTTACATTTCATTTGAGCCACAAAAGGAGGGCCACATGAAAATCGGGGCACCCAAAGAGACATTTGCCGGTGAAAACAGGGTCGCGATGACACCTGAAAGCGCGGTTCTGCTGCAAAAGCTAGGCCACGAATGCGTGATCGAATCCAAAGCGGGTGCTGCCGCAGGGTTCTCAGACAAAGCTTACAAAGATGCGGGCGTTGAGGTCGTGAAATCCGCCACGGCGCTGTGGAAGGCCGCCGACGTTATTGTCAAAGTACGCCAGCCCACGACCACCGAACAAAAGAAGCTGGTCTCTGGCAAGACACTGATCTCATTCTTCAATCCAGCTGCCAACGAAAAAGGCATGAAAGCCGCCGCCGATGCTGGTGCTACGGTGATTGCCATGGAAATGGTGCCGCGCATCAGCCGCGCCCAGAAGATGGACGCGCTGTCCTCCATGGCCAATATCGCGGGCTACCGCGCGGTGATCGAGGCGGGCAACAATTTTGGCCGCTTCTTCACCGGTCAGGTGACCGCCGCCGGTAAGGTCCCGCCTGCCAAAGTTCTGGTCGTTGGCGCGGGTGTTGCGGGTCTTGCTGCTATCGGCACGGCGACCTCGCTTGGTGCCATCACATACGCCTTCGACGTGCGCCCCGAAGTGGCGGAGCAGGTCGAATCCATGGGCGCGGAATTTGTCTTCCTCGATTTCGAGGAGGAAGCGCAAGACGGCGCGGCAACAGGGGGTTACGCCGCCGTCTCTTCCCCTGAATTCCGTGAAGCCCAGCTTGCCAAATTCCGCGAACTGGCCCCCGAGGTCGATATCGTCATCACCACGGCGCTGATCCCGAACCGTGAGGCGCCCGAGCTGTGGACCGAGGACATGGTGAAAGCCATGAAACCCGGCTCCGTCATCGTGGACCTCGCGGCGGAGAAGGGCGGCAACTGCAAGCTGACCGTCATGGACGAGAAGATCGTCACCGACAATGGCGTCACCATCATTGGCTACACCGATTTCCCAAGCCGGATGGGCGCGCAGGCCTCGTCGCTTTATGCCAACAACATCCGCCACATGATCGCTGATCTGACGCCTGAGAAGGACGGCAAGATCAAGCACGACATGGAAGACGACGTGATCCGCGGCGCGACCGTGACGCATAAGAAAAAGGTCACATGGCCACCCCCACCGCCCAAGGTGGCGGCAATCGCGGCGCAGCCTGCGAAGGAAAAGCCCAAGGAGCTGACCCCCGAAGAAGTCCGCGCCAATGAAGTGGCGGCCTTCAAGCAAGAGACCAAAACCCAAGTGACGCTGATCGCCATTGGCGCGGCGCTGCTATTGGCCGTGGGCCTCGTGGCCCCGGCCAGCTTCATGCAGCATTTCATTGTCTTTGTGCTGGCGGTGTTCGTGGGCTTCCAGGTGATCTGGAACGTCGCCCACTCGCTGCACACGCCCTTGATGGCGGTGACCAACGCGATCTCCTCGATCATCATTTTGGGCGCGTTGACCCAGATCGGGTCGGGGTCCTTCCTGGTGGTCCTGCTCGCGGCGGCGTCGGTGTTTATGACCGGCATCAACATTTTCGGTGGCTTTCTCGTGACACGGCGCATGCTCGCCATGTTCCAGAAGTCGTAAGGGGTAGGGATCATGGAATTCGGATTTACAACAGCGGCTTATGTGGTCGCAGCGGTCCTCTTCATCCTGTCGCTTGGCGGCTTGTCGGGGCAAGAAAGCGCCAAACGCGCGGTGTGGTACGGCATCGCCGGTATGGCTTTGGCCGTGCTTGCGACCTTGATCGGGCCGGGCTCGGGCTATTGGCTGTTCTCGGTCGTGCTGATCGCCCTTGGCGGCATGATCGGCTACCAACTGGCGACGCGGGTGCAGATGACCCAGATGCCGGAACTGGTCGCGGCGATGCACTCGCTGGTGGGCCTTGCGGCCGTCTTCGTGGGCTTCATCGCGCATTTTGAATTGAACCGCGTGATGGGGCTATCAGGCGACCAGCTCAATGACCTGGGCACCTTCGCAGCCCTTTTGGCCAAGAAAACAGGGGTCGAGGTATCGATCCTGCGGGTCGAGCTGTTCCTAGGCATCTTCATCGGTGCGGTGACCTTCACCGGCTCCGTCATTGCCTACGGCAAGCTGGCGGGCAAGGTGAACTCGGCGGCTGAAAAGCTGCCGGGCGGCCATATGCTGAACGCGGGCGCGGCGGCTTTGTCGCTGATCTGCCTGATCTGGTACTTCAACACCGGCGGCTTCTTCCCGCTCTTCATCATGACCTTGGCGGCGCTGTTCATCGGCTACCACCTGATCATGGGCATTGGCGGCGCGGATATGCCGGTGGTGGTGTCGATGCTGAACAGCTACTCCGGCTGGGCGGCGGCGGCGATTGGCTTCTCGCTGGGCAACGATCTGTTGATCGTGGTCGGCGCGCTGGTTGGCTCCTCTGGTGCGATCCTGTCCTACATCATGTGCAAGGCGATGAACCGGTCGTTCATCTCCGTCATTCTGGGCGGCTTCGGCGGCCCGGCGGGCGAGCAGATGGCCGTGGAAGGCGAACAGGTTGCCATTGACGCCGACGGCGTGGCGACAGCGTTGAACGAAGCGGATAGCGTCATCATCATCCCGGGCTACGGCATGGCCGTGGCGCAGGCGCAAACGGCAGTGGCTGAACTGGTGCGCAAGCTGCGCGCGCAGGGTAAGAACGTGCGTTTTGCCATCCACCCTGTGGCAGGCCGTCTGCCGGGCCACATGAACGTGCTCTTGGCGGAGGCCAAAGTGCCCTATGACATCGTGATGGAGATGGACGAGATCAACGAGGACTTCCCTGACACGGACGTTGCCATCGTGATCGGGTCCAATGACATCGTGAACCCGGCGGCGCAGGACGATCCGAACTCGCCCATCGCCGGCATGCCGGTCCTGGAATGCTGGAAGGCCAAGCAGGTGTTTGTCTCCAAACGGGGGCAGGGGACCGGTTATTCCGGCATCGAGAACCCGCTGTTCTTCAAGGACAACACGCGGATGTTCTATGGCGACGCGAAAGCGTCTTTGGATACGCTGCTGCCGAAGATCGACTAGGCTCAAGGCGCGCCCGGGGGCATTCCGGGCGCGCGTTTTGCACCTATCACCAAACTTGAGAACTATGCGCTTAGGCCAGTTGTTATCCGGTCGAATCCCGTCCATGATGCACCTAGGAAAGTGAGTTTTGTTGGCGCAATTATTTGGCCAATGCGGTTACCTTGGAAAGGATTTTGGAACCGATGTTTAAGTATATTCTTTTGTCACTGGCGATGATGACCACTGCGGTTCTCGGCCAGAGTTTCGATAAGCGGTTTTCGGAGGTCGCGGTTGGAACGACGTTTCACTACGAGCGCAACAACGGCCGGGACTACAGCCTTACCTACTTGGGCAAGAGCGGTAAGTATCACCGGGTACGCAAGGAGAGCGTGAAGGAAAACTTCATTCGCACCTATGTTTACAACGCTCAGGGCCGGCTGCATTCGATCAAGTATGACAACAGCTATACCGTGCGGTTCTCCACGAAATGCGGGGACGCGATCGGCGAATGCATCTACACGTATAAGGGTCACCCGAAATACAACGGCAAGTGGAAGAAGCGCTATTGGTATGACGGCGGTAACCTGTTGACGTCCGACACTCGGATCAACGAGGACTACAACCATGTCTACAAGGTGGAGTTTACCACCGGGAACTTCCTCAAATATGAGGAAAGAGTCAGCGGCGGAACGCCGCGCTGGACCAAGTTGGTAAGAGTGACCAACAAGTAAAGTGCGTCACAACAC is from uncultured Litoreibacter sp. and encodes:
- a CDS encoding helicase-related protein, giving the protein MTGNARVTAVLGPTNTGKTHYAIERMLSHRTGVIGLPLRLLAREVYDRIVALRGPSVVALVTGEERIVPERAAYWVCTVEAMPEGMGADFVGIDEIQLCADPERGHVFTQRLLTSRGLHETLFMGADTMRSAIAAMEPKAQFLKRERFSELSYTGSKKVSRLKARSAIVGFSVENVYAIAELIRRQKGGCAVVMGALSPRTRNAQVEMYQNGDVDYLVATDAIGMGLNLDIDHVALSSLTKFDGRRMRPLQPNELAQIAGRAGRYMQPGTFGVTGEARPLDEAVVTAITESKFLPVKKLQWRNDRLEYGSIDRLIRSLEMRTDDEWLSRARDADDLTALKALSQMTDVTARTSTPQDVKLLWDVCRIPDFRGISSGEHAGMLEVIYGYLHDKGQVPNDYMARQMARIDRSDGDIDTLSKRLAYIRTWTYVAQRKGWVVDESHWRGETRAVEDRLSDALHGALTQRFVDRRTSVLLRRLKQKESLVADVNETGEVTVEGELIGKLDGFRFKQADTSSSDEAKTLKQAAVAALAPHFNLRADKFYNAPDTEMDFTEQGGLMWGDMAVGKLAKGDDPLKPTVEPFVDDEAGADVAEKVKRRLQHFIDRKIAAAFEPMIAMSGDETLTGLAKGFAFQMSEALGVIPRDVVANDVKALDQDARGALRKHGIRFGQFTIFMPLLLKPAPTRLRLVLWSLQQGLSEFPEAPPPGLVTVPAVKDAPDGYYTNAGYRLAGERAIRIDMLERLADQLRTEDSRGGFEAKPDMLSITGMTLEQFADLMGGLGYKAEKGERVKVKVVAEKPVEEAKPEGEAAPEAEAPAEDAAPEMEVFYTFKWGGNRGAKPQRPPRKDGGKPRGKPKSKGAPRDTKAQSFKARPPKKEKAIDPDNPFAAALMGLKKD
- a CDS encoding RNA-binding S4 domain-containing protein, with product MSDARETIRLDKWLWQARFFKTRTLAASVVKAGNVRVNATKIAKPAFQVGEGDGITFPQGTQTRVVVVVECGSRRGPASEAQGLYHDKTVFEEKVPRTVTPWGKGRPTKKDRRTLDLSHKPPLE
- the fdxA gene encoding ferredoxin FdxA yields the protein MTYIVNDACIACKYTDCVEVCPVDCFYEGENMLVIHPDECIDCGVCEPECPADAIRPDTEPDMDKWVEFNRKYSEKWPVIITKKDPLPTADEMDGKVGKMELFSENAGEGG
- a CDS encoding CarD family transcriptional regulator; this encodes MSKKKQDFSPNEFVVYPAHGVGKVVSIETQEVAGIELELFVVAFEKDKMTLRVPTHKALEVGMRPLSSPDLVGQAFKTLKGKARVKRAMWSRRAQEYEQKINSGDLIAIAEVVRDLHRHGDQREQSYSERQLYEAALERLTREIAVVQGNDEPSAMKEIDDVLISRSAA
- the cobS gene encoding adenosylcobinamide-GDP ribazoletransferase, producing the protein MPLPSPKILVNDLKIALNLLTRLPVPAADWSDKDRPSAQAAWAYPIVGLVVAALATVLAMVALWLGVPAPVAALIFMASLVMSTGAMHEDGLADCADGFWGGWEKARRLEIMKDSAIGTYGVLALILVSAARWTLCTQLLAGGAVWAMLLAPVVSRAAMVQVMATLPNARDGGLSADTGRPEQEVMFAALSIAAIAALLVTGLSAIWVLATAALAVFALRQLAKSKIDGQTGDVLGATQQVTEAAVLIALVATL